A window of Streptomyces marispadix contains these coding sequences:
- a CDS encoding RNA polymerase sigma factor SigF, translating to MTDHEAREHWAGRVGAAADPVVPEQARPHPADPSSQRPEQAERADAMDMQQQETHGHGTAHGLEHGSGQHGARTARAAQFAHFDPHDRSGARAMFIALRGLPDGSPERAELRNHLVRMHLPLVEHLARRFRNRGEPLDDLTQVATIGLIKSVDRFDPERGVEFSTYATPTVVGEIKRHFRDKGWAVRVPRRLQELRLSLTSATAELSQLHGRAPTVHELAQRLSISEEEVLEGLESANAYSTLSLDVPDTDDESPAVADTLGAEDDALEGVEYRESLKPLLEELPPREKKILLLRFFGNMTQSQIAQEVGISQMHVSRLLARTLAQLRDRLLVEE from the coding sequence GTGACCGACCACGAGGCACGGGAGCACTGGGCAGGCCGCGTCGGTGCGGCGGCCGACCCGGTCGTGCCTGAGCAGGCCAGGCCGCACCCCGCCGACCCCAGCAGTCAGCGACCGGAGCAGGCAGAGCGGGCGGACGCGATGGACATGCAGCAGCAGGAGACGCACGGACACGGCACCGCGCACGGACTCGAGCACGGGTCCGGCCAGCACGGCGCGCGTACGGCACGGGCTGCGCAGTTCGCGCACTTCGATCCGCACGACCGCAGCGGAGCGCGTGCCATGTTCATCGCGCTGCGCGGCCTCCCCGACGGCTCCCCCGAGCGCGCCGAACTCCGCAACCACCTGGTGCGGATGCATCTGCCGCTGGTGGAGCATCTGGCGCGCCGCTTCCGCAACCGCGGCGAACCTCTCGACGACCTCACCCAGGTCGCGACGATCGGTCTGATCAAGTCCGTCGACCGCTTCGACCCGGAGCGCGGCGTGGAGTTCTCGACTTACGCCACTCCCACCGTCGTCGGCGAGATCAAGCGGCACTTCCGCGACAAGGGCTGGGCGGTACGCGTCCCGCGCCGCCTCCAGGAGCTGCGTCTGTCGCTCACGTCGGCGACGGCCGAGCTGTCCCAACTGCACGGCAGGGCCCCGACGGTGCACGAACTGGCACAGCGGCTGTCGATCTCCGAGGAGGAGGTGCTGGAGGGCCTGGAGTCCGCCAACGCCTACAGCACTCTCTCCCTCGACGTGCCCGACACGGACGACGAGTCGCCCGCCGTCGCGGACACCCTCGGCGCGGAGGACGACGCCCTGGAAGGCGTGGAGTACCGCGAGTCCCTCAAGCCACTGCTGGAGGAACTCCCGCCCAGGGAGAAGAAGATCCTGCTGCTGCGTTTCTTCGGCAACATGACGCAGTCGCAGATCGCGCAGGAGGTCGGCATCTCTCAGATGCACGTATCGCGCCTGCTGGCAAGGACGTTGGCGCAGCTTCGCGACAGGCTCCTCGTCGAGGAGTGA
- a CDS encoding diacylglycerol/lipid kinase family protein encodes MRALLVVNPVATTTSLRTREVITHALASDLKLDVVATESRGHARELARLAAQNGETELVIALGGDGTVNEIVNGLLHDGPDPERLPRVAVVPGGSTNVFARALGLPNHAVEATGALLDAIEHGRERTVGLGLASGVPGTDDAGVRPRWFTFCAGLGFDAGVVGRVEQKRETGKRSTHALYVRQVLKQFAKEQHRRGGTITLEREGEEPVDELVASIVCNTSPWTYLGNRPVYATPHASFDTALDVLGLSRLTPLAMSRYGTQLLTSSPKRGPRGKHAVTLHDVSDFTLHSQVPLPFQMDGDHLGVRNSVNFTGVRRALRVIA; translated from the coding sequence ATGCGCGCACTCCTCGTCGTCAATCCGGTGGCGACCACTACCAGCCTGCGGACCCGTGAAGTGATCACGCACGCGCTCGCGAGCGACCTCAAGCTGGACGTGGTGGCGACCGAGTCGCGCGGCCACGCCCGTGAACTGGCGCGGCTGGCGGCGCAGAACGGCGAGACCGAGCTGGTGATCGCGCTCGGCGGCGACGGCACCGTCAACGAGATCGTCAACGGCCTGCTGCACGACGGCCCCGATCCGGAGCGGCTTCCCCGCGTCGCGGTGGTGCCCGGCGGCTCCACGAACGTCTTCGCCCGTGCGCTGGGCCTGCCCAACCACGCGGTCGAGGCGACCGGCGCGCTGCTCGACGCCATCGAGCACGGCCGTGAACGCACCGTCGGTCTCGGCCTCGCCTCGGGTGTGCCGGGCACCGACGACGCCGGCGTCCGGCCGCGCTGGTTCACCTTCTGCGCTGGCCTCGGCTTCGACGCGGGCGTGGTGGGCCGCGTCGAACAGAAGCGGGAGACGGGCAAGCGATCCACTCATGCCCTGTACGTACGGCAGGTGTTGAAGCAGTTCGCGAAGGAACAGCACCGCAGAGGCGGGACGATCACGCTGGAGCGAGAGGGCGAGGAGCCCGTCGACGAGCTTGTGGCGTCGATCGTCTGCAACACCTCCCCGTGGACCTATCTGGGCAACCGGCCCGTGTACGCGACGCCCCATGCGTCCTTCGACACCGCCCTCGACGTGCTGGGACTCTCCCGTCTGACCCCGCTGGCGATGAGCCGGTACGGGACCCAGCTACTGACCTCCAGCCCCAAGCGCGGGCCCCGGGGTAAACACGCGGTAACCCTCCATGACGTAAGTGACTTCACCTTGCATTCCCAGGTGCCACTGCCGTTTCAGATGGACGGTGACCACCTGGGAGTGCGGAACAGCGTGAACTTCACAGGCGTACGCCGTGCACTGCGTGTGATTGCTTAA
- a CDS encoding WhiB family transcriptional regulator translates to MDWRHHAVCREEDPELFFPIGNTGPALLQIEEAKAVCRRCPVMEQCLQWALESGQDSGVWGGLSEDERRAMKRRAARNRARNNAATA, encoded by the coding sequence ATGGACTGGCGTCACCACGCCGTTTGCCGCGAGGAAGACCCCGAGCTGTTCTTCCCCATCGGCAACACTGGTCCTGCGCTGCTGCAGATCGAGGAAGCGAAGGCCGTCTGCCGTCGCTGCCCCGTCATGGAGCAGTGCCTGCAGTGGGCCCTGGAGTCCGGTCAGGACTCCGGTGTCTGGGGGGGCCTCAGCGAGGACGAGCGCCGCGCCATGAAGCGCCGCGCCGCTCGCAACCGGGCGCGGAACAACGCCGCGACCGCCTGA